DNA sequence from the Bordetella genomosp. 9 genome:
ACCTGATCGGGTCCGGCTGGAAGGACTACCAGGCCACCGGCGCGGTGTGCGGCATCGCGCTGCCCGCCGGCCTGCGGCAGGCGGAAAAGCTGCCGCAGCCTATTTTCACGCCGGCCGCCAAGGCGGAGTTCGGCACCCATGACGAGAACGTCGATTTCGAGCACGTGGTGCGCGAGGTCGGACAGCCGCTGGCCGAACGCATCCGCGAGGTGACGCTGGCCCTATACGCGGAAGCATCCGCCTTCGCCACGACCAAGGGCATCATCATCGCCGATACCAAGTTCGAATTCGGCCTGGACGACGACGGCGCGCTGCACCTGATGGACGAAGTGCTGACGCCGGATTCCTCGCGGTTCTGGCCGGCCGACAGCTATGCCGTGGGCATCAGCCCGCCTTCTTTCGACAAGCAGTTCGTGCGCGACTGGCTGGAAACGCAGCCCTGGGACAAGACCCCGCCCGCGCCGCGGCTGCCCGCCGACGTCATCCGCAAGACGGCGGAGAAGTACCGCGAGGCGCTGGACCGGCTGACAGCCTAGGCGGCCCCGCCTGATCGCCGGGCCGCGGGGCCGCCGGCCTGCTCCGCCGTAGTCGTCTTTCCGCCAAGGATCATATATAGTGCCGCGCAGCCGCGCCCCGGGTGGGGTGTCGGCGCAGCAAGGAGTGGCGCTGAAATGATCATGATGCTGCCGTTCGTACTCGGCATGCTGGCGGTTTGGTTTGGCATCCGGGGCAGGCGATCCGCCTGCTTCGCCTTATGGATCGTGACCCTGCTGGTCTTCGCCGCCTGGGCGAACCACCATATGACCGACCCGCTGCGGCTGTCGCTCTAGGAACACGGCCATGCAATTCGCCTCCCGGGCCTCGCATCCCGCCTCGACCCTGTTGAACGCGCTGGCCTTGCTGGCGATCACGGGCTCGCTGATCCTGGCCTTCGCCTGGCAGATCGTCTTCAACGAATTGCCCTGCCCGCTGTGCCTGCTGCAGCGCCTGGCCCTCGTGATGGCGGGCGCGGGCCTGCTGTTGAATCTGCGTTTCGGCGCATCGCCGGCGCATTACGCCATGGTCCTCGCCGCCGCGCTGGCCGGCGCGGTGGTGGCGGCACGGCAGATGATGCTGCATCAGGCGCCGGGGGACCCGGGCTACGGGTCGACGCTGCTCGGCATACATTTCTACACCTGGGCGCTGGTGGCCTTCGTCGCGCTGATCGCCTATTGCGCGGTGATGCTGGCGCTGGACCGCCGGTCGGGCGACAACAGCCATCCGCGGCGCGCCGGCATCGTGGCGGGCGCCATCATGTGGCTGTTTTTCGTGGCCGTCGTGGCGCATGCCGCCGGCACGACGCTGGAATGCGGCCTGGGGCCTTGCCCGGATAATCCCACGGCCTACCAGTGGCTTCCGGCGTTCGGCGGCTGACTGCCCGCCGGGGCAGGTAAAATCGAGGACTTTCCTCGCCGCGCCCCAACCGCCGTTATGACCGCCAAATCCACCTCTACGCCCGCGCCGACGCCCCTGGTCGGCGTGATCATGGGCTCCTCCAGTGACTGGGAAGTCATGAAGCACGCCGTCGCCATGCTGGACGACTTCGGCGTCGCCTGCGAAGCCCGCGTGATTTCCGCGCACCGCATGCCGCTGGACATGGCCGAGTACGGCGCGGCGGCACGCGGACGGGGCTTGCGCGCCATCATCGCCGGCGCCGGCGGGGCGGCGCATCTGCCTGGCATGATGGCCGCGCTGACCGAAGTGCCGGTGTTCGGCGTGCCGGTGCCGTCCAAGTACCTGCGCGGCGAAGATTCGCTGCTTTCCATCGTGCAGATGCCCAAGGGCGTGCCCGTGGCGACCTTCGCCATCGGCGAAGCCGGCGCCGCCAACGCGGCCTTGCACGCCATCGCGAACCTGGCCACCACCGACGATCGCCTGCATGCGCGGCTGGTGGAATTCCGCGCCCGCCAGACGCAGGCCGCGCGCGATATGCAGGTGCCCCCGCCGGGAGCGCAAGCATGACCGCGCGCCACGATGCCAAGGCCGGCAAGGCCGGCGCCGCGCCCGCTTCCGCCACGATCGTCGAACCGGGCGGATGGCTGGGCCTGCTGGGCGGCGGCCAGTTGGGCCGCATGTTCTGCCACGCCGCGCAAAGCCTGGGCTACAAGGTGGCGGTGCTGGATCCGGCCGCCGACGGTCCGGCGGCGATGGTCGCCGACCGCCATATCCACGCGGCCTATGACGACCCCGCCGGACTGGACGAACTCGCGCGCACCTGCCGCGCGGTGACCACCGAATTCGAAAACGTGCCGGCCGACAGCCTGCGCGCCCTGGCGGCGCGCTGCCGCGTCAGCCCGTCGGCCGACGCCGTCGCCGTGGTGCAGGACCGCATCGCCGAAAAGTCCTTCATCGCCGGGCAGGGCATCCCGGTCGCGCCCCACGTCGCCGTGCGGCAGGACGCCGACCTGCGCGATGCTCCCGATACGCTGTTTCCCGGCATCCTGAAGGTGGCCCGGCTGGGGTATGACGGCAAGGGGCAGGCGCGCGTGCAGACGCGCGACCAGGCGCTGGCGGCATTCGAAGCCTTCGGCCGCGTGCCTTGCGTGCTGGAAGCCCTGCTGCCGCTGGACCATGAAATCTCGGTGGTGATCGCGCGCGGCTTCGACGGCGGCACGGTCATGTTCCCGGTGGCCCGCAATGTCCACCGTGACGGCATCCTGGCGGTATCGACCGTGGATCGCGCGGCGCTGTCGGGCCCCGACGCGGCACTGGAGCGCGCCGCCGGCGACGCCGCCCTGCGCATCGCGGCCGGCCTGGATTATCACGGCGTGCTGTGCGTGGAGTTCTTCGTGCTGCGCGACGGGACCCTGCTGGTCAACGAGATCGCGCCGCGCCCGCACAACAGCGGCCACTACACCATCGATGCCTGTGTCACCAGCCAGTTCGAACAGCAGGCGCGCGCCATGGCCGGCTTGCCGCTGGGCGCCACGGACCTGCTGGCGCCGTCGGTCATGCTGAATATCCTGGGCGACATCTGGTTCGAGGCCATCGACGCCGCCCAGGCCGCGCCTGAATCCGCGGACACGCAGCGCGAACCCGACTGGGCCGCGGCCTTGTCCGTGCCCACGGCCAAGCTGCATCTGTACGGCAAGCGCGATGCACGGCGCGCCCGCAAGATGGGCCATGTGACCATCGTCGCGCCCACCATGTCGCAGGCACGGCGCGACGCCGCCCGCGTCGCCGAGGCGCTCGGCATTCCGGCGCCCGGTAGCCCGGCGCCCTGAACAGGAGTCCACGATGGCGTCCCAGACCGAAGCCGAAGCCAGCGACGAGCAGATCGCGCATGCCGCGCGTGTCCTGGCCGCCGGCCAATTGGTCGCGTTTCCGACGGAAACCGTCTACGGGCTGGGCGCGGATGCGGAAAGTCCGCTCGCGGTCGGGCGTATCTATGCCGCCAAGGGCCGCCCATCCAGCCATCCCGTCATCGTGCATATCGCGCCCGATGCCGACCTGTCGTATTGGGCGTCCGACATTCCGCCGCAGGCGCGCGACTTGATCGACGCCTTCTGGCCGGGCCCGCTCACCTTGATCCTGAAGCGCGCCCCGCGCATCGATCCGGCCGTCAGCGGCGGCCAGGACAGCGTGGGCGTGCGCTGCCCTTCGCACCCGGTGGCGCAGCGCCTGCTGCGCGCCTTCGCCGCCCTGAATCCCAGCGGGCAGGGCGGTGTCGCGGGCCCGTCGGCCAATCGCTTCGGCCAGGTGTCGCCCACGCGCGCCGAGCACGTGCGGGCCGAATTCCCCGATGAGGTCGCCCAGGGCATGCCGGTCCTGCAGGGCGGCGCGTCCGCCGTGGGCATCGAGTCCACCATCGTCGATCTATCACGCGTGGATCGGGGGATGGGGCCGGTGCTGCTGAGGCCGGGCCATATCTCCGCCGACGATATCGCCCGCGTGCTGGGCGTCGCGCCCGCGCTGCCCGATGCGGCGGCGCCGCGCGCGTCGGGCACGCTGCGCGCCCATTATGCCCCGCACACCCCGCTGGCGCTGGTCTCGCGGGAACAGCTGGAGGCCGCCGCGGTGGGCCTGGGCCTGCCGGACGACGGCCGCGTCGTGGCGGTCGCCTACACGCCGCGTCCCCTGGAGCTGGATCCGCGGCTGGTCTGGCAGCCGGTGGCCGCCGACCCGGCCCGGTACGCGCAGGCGCTCTACGCGGTGTTGCGCGAACTGGATGGCATGGGCTATCGCCGCATCCTGGTTGAAGCGCCGCCCCTGACGCCGGAATGGGCGGCGGTGAACGACCGCATCGGCCGCGCCGCGGCCGCCTTCGAATAAGTGTTCCACCTAATTGCCGCGCCGTTCGCCGCGGCTTACGCTGCGCCGCCTACATGCAAGAACCGCCGGCAACCAGCCCGGCGATAACGGCTTGCCGTGCTCACGAGGCCGGCGGGCGCCCACTAGGAGAACACCCATGAAGAAGTTTCTTGCCCTGACCGCGAGCGCTTTGGCGCTGGCGGGCGCCGCGCACGTCGCGGTCGCGGGACCGACGCTGGACGCGGTCAAGAAGAAAGGATTCGTGCAGTGCGGCCTGAGCGATGGCGTGACCGGTTTCAGCGCGACCGACAGCAAGGGCGAATGGGCGGGGATGGACGTGGACATCTGCCGCGCCATCGCGGCGGCGACGCTGGGCGACGCCAGCAAATTCAAGGGCACGGCCCTGTCCACGCAGCAGCGTTTCACCGCGCTGCAATCGGGCGAAGTCGACGTGCTGCTGCGCACGGTCACGCTGACGCAGACGCGCGATACGTCGCTGGGCCTGGCTGCCGTGGCGGCCAGCTTCTATGACGGCCAGGGCATCCTGGTGCGCAAGTCGCTGAACGTCAAGAGCGCCAAGGAGCTGGACGGCGCGACGATCTGCGTGCAGCCGGGCACGACGACGGAGCTGAACCTGTCCGACTGGTTCCGCGCCAACAACATCAAGTTCACGCCGGTGGTCATCGACAAGGTGACCGAGGTGGTGCGCGCCTTCGAATCGGGCCGCTGCGATGCCTTTACCGACGATGCCTCCCAACTGGCGGCGGTGCGCGCGTCGCAAGTGGCCAACCCCAACGATTACGACATCCTGCCCGAACGGCTTTCCAAGGAGCCCCTGGGCCCGATGGTGCGCCAGGGTGACGAAAACTGGCTGGGTATCGTGCGCTGGACGCTGTTCGCGCTGATGGAAGCCGAGGAATACGGCATCACGCAGAAGAATGTCGACGACATGCTCAAGAGCAACAACCCCAACGTGCTGCGCATCCTGGGCGTGACGCCCGGGGCCGGCAAGAATATGGGCCTGGACGAGAAATGGGCCTACAACGCGATCAAGGCCGTCGGCAACTACGGCGAGATCTTCGAACGCAACGTGGGCGGCGGCAGCAAGCTGGGGCTCAAGCGCGGCGTCAATGCGCTGTGGAACCAGGGCGGGGCGATGTATCCCTGGCCGGTACGCTAGGCGGCAAGGCCACGCCCGCCGCTTGCAGGTAATCGCGGGTCAGCGGCTCCATGATGTCGTACAGCATGTCGCGCCAGATTCCCGGCGCGGCATTGCTGTAGGCGTCCTGGTCGTCCGGGTCCAGGCCCAGCGCGAGCAGTCGCGCCCGCACCTGCTCCCGCAAGGGCGCGGATGACTGTTCGATCTTGCGGCTTTCCGCTGCCGCGTACCGCGCCGGCATGGCTCGTTTGATCAGGGCGTTCCAGGTGTCGTCCACGACCAGGTCCCTGTAGAACGCGGCGAGCTCGGCGTCGCGCACCTCCCGCAAAGCCCGGTCGAGATCCTGCGGCGTGATGTCCGACAGATGGAAAAACGCCATGTCCGACGGCGCCTGCGCCAATGCCAGCCTGTCGCGCAGGCCCACGACGTAAGCGAGATAGACCTCGACGTCATCCACCATGCCGGGACCGATCGCGGCCATGCGGACGATTCTGCGGTAGGCGATCTCCTGGAGCTTTCTTTCGCGGAACAGCTGCCGCATCGCTTGCAGGGCGTCGGCGGGACGGCCATCGTAGCGGCCCATGCGGATGTCGTCGTGCGTCCATAGCTTGCGCAGTTCGTTCCAGGCGAGGATGACGCGGTCTTCGCAGCTTTCGGTGGCGCCGGCGCACATTTCCAGCGTGCTTTTCAACAGGGGTTCACGGTCGGGCCTGGACAATTCTTCCAGCCATGCGCGCACGTGGGCGCGTGTCGCGCCGTCCGTGAACAGCGTCGTGCCACGCAACCGGTCGAGCAGCCGGCGGAATTCCACAGCGCCGATGCGGTGCGGGGGCGCGTGCTCCAAGGTCTCGCCGATGGATTCCCAACGCGCGGCGGTGTCGCCCGCGTTGCCGCCCAGCCAATGCCGCACGGCCTGGCCCACCGTACGGGATGCGTGCGTGCCCAGGCCCGGCGTCATGCCGGACAGGTGGAAGACGGGTCCGCGCCGGCCTTCCGGCAGGGTGGGCAGGTCCGTCGGGTCGATCGGATTGCCGTCCAGATAGATGTCGCAACGTGTCAGTTCGGTGATGTTCGCGGGCAGTCTGGACAAGCGGTTGTCCGCGACGCCGAGCACGGTCAGTCCGCGCGGCAGGTTGTCCGGCAGCCGCGTCAGGTTCATGTCGTTCGCGTAGAGCTCGCGCAGCCCGCGTGGCAGGTCCTCGGGCAGGGTGGTCAAGGCCGTGGCGTCGACGTACAGGACCGACAGCGTCGGCGGCAGGGGCGGCAGCCGGAACAGGTCGAGATTGTCCGCCAGGCACAGTGTCCGGAGGCGCGGCGGCAATACGCCGGCATGCACTTGCCAGATGATGTTTTCCGACAGGTCCAGCACTTCCAGGTCCGGCGGCAGGCGCGGCGGCAGCGCCGCCAGGTAGTTGCCCGACAGCTTGAGGACGCGCAGGCGCGGCGGCAGTTCCGACGGCCATCGTCTCAGGGCGTTATCGGCCAGGTGCAGCTGCAGCAGCGTTTCAGGCAGTCCGGCGGGGATTTCGGTGAGCATGTTCATTTCGGCGGCCAGGCGCGTCAATCCGCGCGGCAGCTTGTCCACCGGTATCGAGCCCAAGTCGTTGTCCGATATGTCGAGTTCCCGCAACTCGGGTGGCAGGTGATCCACCACGGTCGCGCTGGTCTGGGCCGCGTCCAGCGTATGCAGCGTGGCCGGCAGCCGGCTCCAGTCCGTGATGGGGTTGTTGTGCATGACCAGTTTGCGCACGTCGACGGGCAGGGGCGGAATGTCCGTCAGGTTGAGTTCGGCCAGGTCCAGCGTCAGGCCGGGTAGCCGTGCGCTGGGATGGTTGTGCAATACGCGCGTCAGCGTGGTTTTGTCGACGCCGCCATGGCAGCGCGCCCGCTTGATCTGAGCGCGCAGTTCGTCGGCGGCGAGCTGGCGCGGCGAAGGAATGAAGCGCGTGGGGTCGGCGGGCAGGAAGGATCCCTTGTCATCGCCCACCCAATTCGCCAGGGCGGCTTCTTCGTCCGCCGCCAGCGGCGGCCCGCCGCTGGCCAGGATCGCGGCGTAGGGGTCTTCGCCTTCACCTATCCCGGTGAGGTTGTTGTACACGGCCGCCAGTTCCTGCACGGACGATTCCAGCCGGTCGTTCGCCAGGGCATCCAGCGCGAGGTTCCATCGCGGGCCGCGCAGCGGCGAGGCCAGCGATGGCCTGGGCAGCAGGGCATCATTACCCGTCTGCAACACGATATCGGCCGTCTTGCCCGTCAACTCATGGTAGGCCGACATGGCGCTGAGTATCGTCCTGCCGCGCGGATCCGCCTGCACCCGGTTCAACAGGGCGAGCACGCCGTCCCGTTTGGCGGGTGTCGGGTCGGCGATGTGCTCCAGCAGCACCTGCTTGAAGTCCTTCAGCTTCTGTGCGGTTGCCGCGGCGGACGGCAGCGCCCGCGGAACCAGTCCGGCGGGCACGGGGGCGCCCGGTGCGCCAGGCGCGGCGGCGCCCGATGGCCCGGCCTGGTCCGCACGCGTGCCTTCGCCGGCGGATGGCCCGGCCGGACCCGACTGCCGGGGCGTGGATGCGGAGCCGCCCTGGCCGCCCTTCAACCGGGCGGGATCGGCGCGCAGCCAGAGATCCTTGTCCTTGTCGTACGCAACGCGGTGGAAAACGATGTCGCGCCGCGCGCCTTCCGGCGCCGCCACGCGCCAGACCGGCCGCTCGGCGGTGGAAGCCGGTTCGCTGAGGATTTCGA
Encoded proteins:
- a CDS encoding L-threonylcarbamoyladenylate synthase, giving the protein MASQTEAEASDEQIAHAARVLAAGQLVAFPTETVYGLGADAESPLAVGRIYAAKGRPSSHPVIVHIAPDADLSYWASDIPPQARDLIDAFWPGPLTLILKRAPRIDPAVSGGQDSVGVRCPSHPVAQRLLRAFAALNPSGQGGVAGPSANRFGQVSPTRAEHVRAEFPDEVAQGMPVLQGGASAVGIESTIVDLSRVDRGMGPVLLRPGHISADDIARVLGVAPALPDAAAPRASGTLRAHYAPHTPLALVSREQLEAAAVGLGLPDDGRVVAVAYTPRPLELDPRLVWQPVAADPARYAQALYAVLRELDGMGYRRILVEAPPLTPEWAAVNDRIGRAAAAFE
- a CDS encoding NEL-type E3 ubiquitin ligase domain-containing protein, coding for MSVAHRPVAPLICTHAGPPAQTCTHTQTQPDAGSGENAGAYRDGGEMALRFARAAGAMDGTPAAAAATVADRPPVVATPRPPAQTEPMAVTPWPRLAAFIGSDVATQLGLKPNRYTAAELADLGRQFIVDHALHGDRAARLRVLAALTSASKRLQRSNTPSGIVPPATDSHDRLAAWIADFLVSATGNEMAVAHAAEDLAALRPRTGQFDAYARAATDKTLVLVDRWLAWIAATLGADLGASHVDIQSVNLQLYRREVTFPLNKAFVNDNRVDETVPATGYIAAVHAHGLAHRYFLSTRDGSVHPLPLHEPTADWVLRHSDLVLGVAPDRARPDPKRTSRRSRVVLDPVAQGRRDDLHTWLKPALRQRYDRLRPANDAAAPTESVADTLLDFIPFRRMVQSIRHGEYGTAALSGAVDLATILLPMVGAGFRAAAEGGVDLARAAQAIGGELAGGGLGRAAAFSRPAMRSELRAGLRAALQSLHGTSALSQGLRPLDIDGMATALRARSPRIANALELQAQQARGIVLGDGWRLPDPPQTPAENAGIEALNPIMARGPDGGTMPLLTYGSDAARAYTRIHPSGERSGALLLADRDGGLHASLPAETFERYSVGNPELAQALGQRRPGADGVIAHQGRTYARIAGAHVEILSEPASTAERPVWRVAAPEGARRDIVFHRVAYDKDKDLWLRADPARLKGGQGGSASTPRQSGPAGPSAGEGTRADQAGPSGAAAPGAPGAPVPAGLVPRALPSAAATAQKLKDFKQVLLEHIADPTPAKRDGVLALLNRVQADPRGRTILSAMSAYHELTGKTADIVLQTGNDALLPRPSLASPLRGPRWNLALDALANDRLESSVQELAAVYNNLTGIGEGEDPYAAILASGGPPLAADEEAALANWVGDDKGSFLPADPTRFIPSPRQLAADELRAQIKRARCHGGVDKTTLTRVLHNHPSARLPGLTLDLAELNLTDIPPLPVDVRKLVMHNNPITDWSRLPATLHTLDAAQTSATVVDHLPPELRELDISDNDLGSIPVDKLPRGLTRLAAEMNMLTEIPAGLPETLLQLHLADNALRRWPSELPPRLRVLKLSGNYLAALPPRLPPDLEVLDLSENIIWQVHAGVLPPRLRTLCLADNLDLFRLPPLPPTLSVLYVDATALTTLPEDLPRGLRELYANDMNLTRLPDNLPRGLTVLGVADNRLSRLPANITELTRCDIYLDGNPIDPTDLPTLPEGRRGPVFHLSGMTPGLGTHASRTVGQAVRHWLGGNAGDTAARWESIGETLEHAPPHRIGAVEFRRLLDRLRGTTLFTDGATRAHVRAWLEELSRPDREPLLKSTLEMCAGATESCEDRVILAWNELRKLWTHDDIRMGRYDGRPADALQAMRQLFRERKLQEIAYRRIVRMAAIGPGMVDDVEVYLAYVVGLRDRLALAQAPSDMAFFHLSDITPQDLDRALREVRDAELAAFYRDLVVDDTWNALIKRAMPARYAAAESRKIEQSSAPLREQVRARLLALGLDPDDQDAYSNAAPGIWRDMLYDIMEPLTRDYLQAAGVALPPSVPARDTSPRPGSTAH
- a CDS encoding disulfide bond formation protein B, which translates into the protein MQFASRASHPASTLLNALALLAITGSLILAFAWQIVFNELPCPLCLLQRLALVMAGAGLLLNLRFGASPAHYAMVLAAALAGAVVAARQMMLHQAPGDPGYGSTLLGIHFYTWALVAFVALIAYCAVMLALDRRSGDNSHPRRAGIVAGAIMWLFFVAVVAHAAGTTLECGLGPCPDNPTAYQWLPAFGG
- a CDS encoding phosphoribosylaminoimidazolesuccinocarboxamide synthase translates to MTSALHQSSIRSLPLLGRGKVRDMYAVGDDKLLIVATDRISAFDVILDDPIPGKGQVLTALTEFWLSRLAHVIPNHSTGVAPEDVVAPDEIEQVRGRAVVVKRLKPILVEAVARGYLIGSGWKDYQATGAVCGIALPAGLRQAEKLPQPIFTPAAKAEFGTHDENVDFEHVVREVGQPLAERIREVTLALYAEASAFATTKGIIIADTKFEFGLDDDGALHLMDEVLTPDSSRFWPADSYAVGISPPSFDKQFVRDWLETQPWDKTPPAPRLPADVIRKTAEKYREALDRLTA
- the purE gene encoding 5-(carboxyamino)imidazole ribonucleotide mutase encodes the protein MTAKSTSTPAPTPLVGVIMGSSSDWEVMKHAVAMLDDFGVACEARVISAHRMPLDMAEYGAAARGRGLRAIIAGAGGAAHLPGMMAALTEVPVFGVPVPSKYLRGEDSLLSIVQMPKGVPVATFAIGEAGAANAALHAIANLATTDDRLHARLVEFRARQTQAARDMQVPPPGAQA
- a CDS encoding 5-(carboxyamino)imidazole ribonucleotide synthase, with the protein product MTARHDAKAGKAGAAPASATIVEPGGWLGLLGGGQLGRMFCHAAQSLGYKVAVLDPAADGPAAMVADRHIHAAYDDPAGLDELARTCRAVTTEFENVPADSLRALAARCRVSPSADAVAVVQDRIAEKSFIAGQGIPVAPHVAVRQDADLRDAPDTLFPGILKVARLGYDGKGQARVQTRDQALAAFEAFGRVPCVLEALLPLDHEISVVIARGFDGGTVMFPVARNVHRDGILAVSTVDRAALSGPDAALERAAGDAALRIAAGLDYHGVLCVEFFVLRDGTLLVNEIAPRPHNSGHYTIDACVTSQFEQQARAMAGLPLGATDLLAPSVMLNILGDIWFEAIDAAQAAPESADTQREPDWAAALSVPTAKLHLYGKRDARRARKMGHVTIVAPTMSQARRDAARVAEALGIPAPGSPAP
- a CDS encoding amino acid ABC transporter substrate-binding protein, translated to MKKFLALTASALALAGAAHVAVAGPTLDAVKKKGFVQCGLSDGVTGFSATDSKGEWAGMDVDICRAIAAATLGDASKFKGTALSTQQRFTALQSGEVDVLLRTVTLTQTRDTSLGLAAVAASFYDGQGILVRKSLNVKSAKELDGATICVQPGTTTELNLSDWFRANNIKFTPVVIDKVTEVVRAFESGRCDAFTDDASQLAAVRASQVANPNDYDILPERLSKEPLGPMVRQGDENWLGIVRWTLFALMEAEEYGITQKNVDDMLKSNNPNVLRILGVTPGAGKNMGLDEKWAYNAIKAVGNYGEIFERNVGGGSKLGLKRGVNALWNQGGAMYPWPVR
- a CDS encoding DUF5993 family protein, producing MIMMLPFVLGMLAVWFGIRGRRSACFALWIVTLLVFAAWANHHMTDPLRLSL